Proteins co-encoded in one Bradyrhizobium sp. 170 genomic window:
- a CDS encoding NDP-hexose 2,3-dehydratase family protein codes for MAERAHLDWFRGRLAASAAIEPTDPAPILAWRDECCQAIRFKAELIGLDEVRGWSRDAQGNVRHKTGQFFGVEGVRVESGDLREVASWDQPIYTQPEGGILGLIARETPDNGVQFLLYAKAEPGNVGVLQLSPSVQSTWSNIRRAHGGKLSPMLEVLTAKSGVRIIYRAEHNEEGGRFWRKSNENIIVFVDDESVIESDMAMFCWASLGQIKELALIDNVLSPFVRTIIAPL; via the coding sequence ATGGCCGAGCGCGCGCATCTCGACTGGTTTCGCGGAAGGCTCGCAGCTTCCGCCGCGATCGAGCCGACGGATCCCGCGCCGATCCTGGCGTGGCGGGACGAGTGCTGCCAGGCTATCCGCTTCAAGGCCGAGTTGATCGGGCTCGACGAGGTTCGCGGCTGGTCGCGCGACGCGCAAGGCAACGTGCGGCACAAGACCGGGCAGTTTTTCGGGGTCGAGGGCGTACGCGTCGAAAGCGGCGACCTGCGCGAGGTCGCCTCGTGGGATCAGCCGATCTACACCCAACCCGAAGGCGGTATCCTCGGACTGATCGCCCGCGAGACGCCGGATAACGGCGTCCAGTTTCTGTTGTACGCCAAGGCCGAGCCGGGCAACGTCGGCGTGCTCCAGCTCTCTCCCTCCGTGCAAAGCACGTGGTCCAATATCAGGCGCGCGCATGGTGGAAAGCTGTCGCCGATGCTGGAGGTGCTCACCGCCAAGTCCGGCGTTCGTATCATTTACCGGGCAGAGCACAATGAAGAGGGCGGCCGGTTCTGGCGCAAGTCGAACGAGAACATCATCGTATTTGTCGACGATGAGAGCGTGATCGAGTCCGACATGGCGATGTTTTGCTGGGCGAGTCTTGGGCAGATCAAGGAGCTTGCCTTGATCGACAACGTGCTCAGCCCCTTCGTAAGAACGATCATCGCGCCGCTTTAA